A genomic segment from Dermatobacter hominis encodes:
- a CDS encoding amidase family protein — translation MTSGDDLAFADATECVRAIGAREVSSRELLELLVERIDRLDGPVNAVVTLDLERARARADEADRTTAAGGSWGPLHGLPMTIKDVWETAGIRTTSGAPALAEHVPDTNAIAVARLLDAGAIVFGKTNTPLYAGDVQTFNEVFGTTGNPCDPTRSAGGSSGGAAAAVAAGFTPLELGSDIGGSIRLPSHLCGTFGLKPSWAIVPSRGHIPGPPGSLLEVDVNSGGPMARSVRDLSLGLDVLAGPLPEDEVAWHLDLPAADVADVSDLRVGVVLDDAAHPVAAEVRDVLRSAFDQLSDAGALVEEIDLPVPLPDMYASWQRLVLPIIGADLPDDVRAELEAVAPAMTGDDTASRALRSMVADVRDRARADQARQLQRRRWAAAFETYDVVLCPVFQLVAHPHDLRPIAERTIEIGGVTSMYADLIAWCGGIGAMLLPVAAIPAGRTAGDGPGSGLPVGMQVVGPFLRDRAVLAAAEAITNVIGGFEVPPGF, via the coding sequence GTGACCTCCGGCGACGACCTGGCGTTCGCCGACGCGACCGAGTGCGTCCGGGCGATCGGTGCTCGCGAGGTGTCGTCGCGCGAGCTGCTCGAGCTCCTCGTCGAGCGCATCGACCGGCTCGACGGTCCGGTGAACGCAGTGGTCACCCTCGACCTCGAGCGGGCGCGCGCCCGCGCCGACGAGGCGGACCGAACAACGGCTGCCGGCGGATCGTGGGGTCCGCTCCACGGCCTTCCGATGACGATCAAGGACGTCTGGGAGACCGCTGGGATCCGCACCACGAGCGGCGCTCCCGCCCTGGCGGAGCACGTGCCGGACACGAACGCCATCGCCGTCGCCCGGCTGCTCGACGCGGGAGCGATCGTGTTCGGCAAGACCAACACCCCGCTGTACGCCGGTGACGTCCAGACCTTCAACGAGGTGTTCGGAACCACCGGCAACCCGTGCGACCCGACGCGGTCGGCCGGCGGCTCCTCGGGTGGGGCGGCCGCCGCCGTCGCGGCAGGGTTCACCCCGCTCGAGCTCGGCAGCGACATCGGCGGGTCGATCCGTCTGCCGTCGCACCTGTGCGGCACGTTCGGACTCAAGCCGTCGTGGGCGATCGTGCCGTCGAGGGGTCACATCCCCGGGCCGCCTGGGTCGCTCCTCGAGGTCGACGTCAACAGCGGCGGTCCGATGGCGCGGTCGGTGCGCGACCTCTCGCTCGGGCTCGACGTGCTGGCGGGGCCGCTCCCGGAGGACGAGGTCGCGTGGCACCTCGACCTCCCGGCCGCCGACGTCGCCGACGTGTCCGACCTGCGCGTCGGCGTCGTGCTCGACGACGCGGCCCACCCTGTGGCCGCGGAGGTGCGCGACGTGCTGCGCTCGGCGTTCGACCAGCTCTCGGATGCGGGCGCGCTCGTCGAGGAGATCGATCTGCCGGTGCCGTTGCCCGACATGTATGCGTCGTGGCAGCGGCTGGTGCTGCCCATCATCGGCGCCGACCTCCCCGACGACGTCCGGGCGGAGCTCGAGGCCGTCGCGCCGGCGATGACCGGGGACGACACCGCCTCGCGGGCGTTGCGGTCGATGGTCGCCGACGTCCGGGACCGCGCCCGAGCCGACCAGGCCCGCCAGCTCCAGCGCCGACGCTGGGCCGCCGCCTTCGAGACCTACGACGTCGTGCTGTGCCCGGTGTTCCAGCTCGTCGCCCACCCGCACGACCTCCGCCCGATCGCCGAGCGCACGATCGAGATCGGCGGCGTGACCTCGATGTACGCCGACCTCATCGCATGGTGCGGCGGCATCGGCGCCATGCTGCTCCCCGTGGCCGCGATCCCGGCAGGTCGCACCGCCGGCGACGGCCCGGGCAGCGGGTTGCCGGTCGGCATGCAGGTCGTGGGCCCGTTCCTGCGGGACCGGGCGGTGCTCGCCGCAGCAGAGGCCATCACGAACGTGATCGGCGGCTTCGAGGTGCCGCCGGGCTTCTGA
- a CDS encoding DUF4349 domain-containing protein — protein MTVVVLLVLAAGGIAVSCSGFDDDSSSGDADTAGEATGPDGAADSGSAGAAAAPAVVSPDAVEQDAAAGRKRTFTADVSLGVDEVDRAVERAAAAVSEIGGFTATEDVDLEGDGRASVTYRVPADRFDAALDALGALGEVRTKDVQSDDVTAQYADLDSRVAALRTSVDRLHGFLAQTTDVNQIATIEAELTRREAELESTEGQRRALADQVELSTITVAFESLDRAADELPTFLGGLDTGRDVAASLLAAAVATAGFLVPFLPVLALAVAAIVLARRRRRPLTPAGQPPV, from the coding sequence GTGACCGTCGTGGTGCTGTTGGTGCTGGCGGCCGGTGGGATTGCCGTGAGCTGCAGCGGGTTCGACGACGACTCGTCGTCGGGCGATGCCGACACGGCCGGAGAGGCCACGGGCCCAGACGGCGCTGCGGACTCCGGATCCGCCGGGGCCGCAGCGGCACCGGCGGTGGTCTCGCCGGACGCCGTGGAACAGGACGCGGCCGCTGGTCGCAAGCGGACGTTCACCGCCGACGTATCGCTCGGCGTCGACGAGGTGGATCGAGCCGTCGAACGAGCGGCGGCGGCCGTGTCGGAGATCGGCGGCTTCACGGCGACCGAGGACGTCGACCTCGAGGGGGACGGCCGGGCGTCGGTGACCTACCGGGTGCCGGCGGACCGGTTCGACGCTGCGCTCGACGCGCTGGGTGCGCTCGGCGAGGTGCGCACGAAGGACGTGCAGAGCGACGACGTGACGGCGCAGTACGCGGACCTCGACAGCCGGGTCGCGGCGCTGCGCACGAGCGTGGACCGCCTGCACGGTTTCCTCGCCCAGACGACCGACGTCAACCAGATCGCCACCATCGAGGCGGAGCTCACCCGCCGGGAGGCGGAGCTCGAGTCCACGGAGGGCCAGCGTCGGGCGCTGGCCGACCAGGTGGAGCTCTCCACCATCACCGTGGCCTTCGAGTCGCTCGACAGGGCGGCCGACGAGCTGCCCACGTTCCTCGGAGGGCTCGACACCGGTCGCGACGTCGCGGCGTCGCTGCTCGCCGCCGCCGTCGCAACGGCGGGGTTCCTCGTGCCCTTCCTGCCAGTGCTCGCGCTGGCGGTCGCCGCGATCGTCCTGGCGCGCCGTCGTCGGCGCCCGCTCACGCCGGCCGGCCAGCCTCCGGTCTGA
- a CDS encoding FAD-dependent oxidoreductase, which translates to MTSGNGEHGPRPHILILDDRDGDLDLIETTVRERYGSSYDISAVMTAAAGHAVLEQLRAEAQPLAVVLIARRSMDADGTLLTDVRSLHPRAKRVLLIAADDWGQDATATAIRAAIAGGAADSYLAMPSRSTDESFHRAMSGLLYDWTTAEEGSAYVVAVRDEPGGHPVDGPDRTYDVAIVGAGPAGLAAAVYGSSEGLETVVIERGTVGGQAGSSSMIRNYLGFSRGIGGAELARQAYEQAWVFGTRFLTGCEVDGLDAGDDCHTLHLTDGRLIGARTIVLATGVTYNRLDDPTLDCLVGSGVYYGASPAEARNVADQQAYLVGAGNSAGQAALHLARWAAHVTLVVRGDDLAKSMSKYLVDEIEAATNVTVLLRTEVVEGAGDGQLESLTLLDRPSGDRTTVPADGLFVLIGARPHTDWLPDVVARDDHGFVVTGADLSHDGLLGDWLLPRSPRPLETSLPGLFAVGDVRSRSMKRVASSVGEGSGAIKEIHRYLENRAKWAALRRAPG; encoded by the coding sequence ATGACCAGCGGGAACGGTGAGCACGGACCGCGGCCGCACATCCTGATCCTCGACGACCGGGATGGCGACCTCGACCTCATCGAGACGACCGTCCGCGAGCGCTACGGGAGCTCGTACGACATCTCGGCGGTCATGACCGCCGCCGCCGGGCACGCCGTCCTCGAGCAGCTGCGCGCCGAGGCGCAGCCGCTCGCCGTCGTGCTCATCGCTCGCCGGTCGATGGACGCAGACGGCACGCTCCTCACCGACGTCCGCTCGCTGCATCCGCGGGCCAAGCGGGTGCTGCTGATCGCCGCCGACGACTGGGGCCAGGACGCCACGGCCACCGCCATCCGCGCCGCCATCGCCGGGGGTGCCGCCGACAGCTACTTGGCCATGCCGTCCCGCTCGACCGACGAGTCGTTCCACCGGGCGATGAGCGGGCTGCTCTACGACTGGACCACCGCCGAGGAGGGGTCGGCCTACGTGGTCGCCGTCCGCGACGAGCCCGGTGGCCACCCGGTCGACGGACCGGATCGGACCTACGACGTGGCCATCGTGGGCGCCGGGCCCGCTGGCCTGGCGGCTGCGGTGTACGGCTCGTCCGAGGGCCTGGAGACCGTCGTCATCGAACGTGGCACCGTCGGCGGGCAGGCCGGCTCGAGCTCGATGATCCGCAACTACCTGGGGTTCTCCCGCGGCATCGGCGGCGCCGAGCTGGCCCGCCAGGCCTACGAGCAGGCGTGGGTGTTCGGGACCCGTTTCCTCACCGGCTGCGAGGTCGACGGCCTGGACGCGGGCGACGACTGCCACACGCTGCACCTCACCGACGGGCGCCTGATCGGGGCCCGGACGATCGTGCTCGCCACCGGCGTCACCTACAACCGGCTCGACGATCCGACGCTCGACTGCCTCGTCGGCAGCGGCGTCTACTACGGCGCCTCGCCGGCCGAGGCCCGCAACGTCGCCGACCAGCAGGCCTACCTGGTGGGCGCCGGGAACTCCGCCGGGCAGGCCGCCCTGCACCTGGCCCGTTGGGCCGCCCACGTCACCCTCGTGGTCCGCGGCGATGACCTGGCCAAGAGCATGTCGAAGTACCTCGTCGACGAGATCGAGGCGGCGACCAACGTGACCGTGCTGCTCCGCACCGAGGTGGTGGAGGGCGCAGGCGATGGTCAGCTCGAGTCGCTGACCCTCCTCGACCGCCCGTCGGGTGATCGGACGACCGTTCCCGCCGACGGGCTCTTCGTGCTCATCGGCGCCCGGCCCCACACGGACTGGCTCCCCGACGTGGTCGCCCGCGACGACCACGGGTTCGTCGTGACCGGCGCCGACCTCAGCCACGACGGTCTGCTGGGCGACTGGCTCCTGCCGCGATCGCCCCGCCCGCTGGAGACCAGCCTCCCGGGGCTGTTCGCCGTGGGCGATGTACGGTCACGCTCGATGAAGCGCGTCGCCTCGTCGGTCGGCGAGGGGTCGGGCGCCATCAAGGAGATCCACCGCTACCTCGAGAACCGGGCCAAGTGGGCGGCACTGCGTCGGGCCCCTGGGTGA
- a CDS encoding DUF1059 domain-containing protein yields MTYVIRCDCGTDVKGETEDEIVDNAQDHAKNKHSMIVTRDQALALAEQE; encoded by the coding sequence ATGACGTACGTGATCCGGTGCGACTGCGGCACCGACGTGAAGGGCGAGACCGAGGACGAGATCGTCGACAACGCCCAGGACCACGCCAAGAACAAGCACTCCATGATCGTCACCCGTGACCAGGCGCTCGCCCTCGCCGAGCAGGAGTAG
- a CDS encoding DUF427 domain-containing protein — protein MPRPKAIEPGPGQESVWDYPRPPAIEPTSSLVRVEHGGRTVAETTRAIRILETSQPPGFYLPPDDVDLSVLVASSTATACEWKGMASYFDLAVPGVPVVADAAWSYPTPTPRFAAITDHLAFYPQCVDACFVDDERVEGNEGSFYGGWITSKVVGPFKGGPGSWGW, from the coding sequence GTGCCGCGTCCGAAGGCCATCGAACCGGGACCCGGCCAGGAATCGGTCTGGGACTACCCGAGACCGCCGGCGATCGAACCGACCTCGTCGCTCGTCCGGGTCGAGCACGGCGGCCGGACCGTCGCCGAGACCACCCGGGCCATCCGGATCCTCGAGACGAGCCAGCCGCCGGGCTTCTACCTCCCGCCCGACGACGTGGACCTCTCCGTCCTGGTCGCGTCCTCGACCGCGACCGCGTGCGAGTGGAAGGGCATGGCGTCCTACTTCGACCTCGCTGTTCCGGGCGTCCCGGTCGTCGCGGACGCCGCCTGGTCCTACCCGACCCCGACCCCGCGCTTCGCCGCCATCACGGACCACCTCGCGTTCTACCCGCAGTGCGTCGACGCCTGCTTCGTCGACGACGAGCGGGTCGAGGGCAACGAGGGCAGCTTCTACGGGGGCTGGATCACCTCGAAGGTGGTCGGACCGTTCAAAGGTGGCCCCGGCTCCTGGGGTTGGTAG
- a CDS encoding dihydrofolate reductase family protein codes for MGKVVMYGSVSVDGFIADGDDLPGPLFDWLGSGDVPLDGSGVLKVSQASYDYIRPYWDEIGTTIVGRHVFDLTDGWDGTPPSGVDHVVVVTHRPEPEGWDTGAPFHFVDDVEAAVAAAQELAGDRTVEVAAGDVGGQVLAAGLVDEVRMDVVPVVFGSGKRFFGSVEAQHLLGDPDVVVQGDRVLHLRFPVRR; via the coding sequence ATGGGCAAGGTGGTCATGTACGGCTCGGTGTCGGTGGACGGCTTCATCGCGGACGGCGACGACCTGCCCGGACCGCTGTTCGACTGGTTGGGCAGCGGTGACGTCCCGTTGGACGGGAGCGGCGTGCTGAAGGTGTCGCAAGCCTCCTACGACTACATCCGGCCGTACTGGGACGAGATCGGGACGACCATCGTGGGTCGCCACGTGTTCGACCTCACGGACGGCTGGGACGGAACACCTCCGAGCGGGGTCGACCACGTGGTCGTCGTGACGCACCGGCCCGAGCCCGAGGGCTGGGACACCGGGGCGCCCTTCCACTTCGTCGACGACGTCGAGGCCGCGGTGGCCGCGGCGCAGGAGCTCGCCGGTGACCGCACGGTCGAGGTCGCCGCGGGCGACGTCGGCGGCCAGGTGCTCGCCGCTGGTCTGGTGGACGAGGTGCGCATGGACGTCGTCCCCGTGGTGTTCGGGTCCGGCAAGCGCTTCTTCGGATCGGTCGAGGCGCAGCACCTCTTGGGCGATCCGGACGTGGTGGTCCAGGGCGATCGGGTGCTCCACCTCCGATTCCCGGTGCGCCGATGA
- a CDS encoding dihydrofolate reductase family protein codes for MRPLRYSINVTLDGCCHHEAGLPPDEESMHYWTAEMDRADALLFGRVTYEMMESAWRRPATGTWPDWMGEWQIPFAEAIDGAEKYVVSSTLGDVDWRAELLQGDLGRAVQRLKEEPGAGLWVGGVTLPLALADLGLIDEYEFVVQPVLAGHGPTLLAGLRERIELELVDRQEFRSGAVAVRYRPTRAAP; via the coding sequence ATGAGACCGCTTCGATACTCGATCAACGTCACGCTCGACGGCTGCTGCCACCACGAGGCAGGGCTCCCGCCGGACGAGGAGTCCATGCACTACTGGACCGCCGAGATGGACCGAGCTGATGCCCTGCTGTTCGGCCGGGTGACCTACGAGATGATGGAGTCGGCGTGGCGGCGACCGGCCACGGGCACGTGGCCCGACTGGATGGGCGAGTGGCAGATCCCGTTCGCCGAGGCCATCGACGGGGCGGAGAAGTACGTCGTGTCGAGCACGCTGGGCGACGTCGATTGGCGTGCCGAGCTGTTGCAGGGCGACCTGGGCCGAGCTGTCCAGCGGCTCAAGGAGGAGCCGGGCGCCGGCCTGTGGGTGGGTGGCGTCACCCTTCCCCTGGCGTTGGCAGATCTGGGTCTGATCGACGAGTACGAGTTCGTCGTGCAGCCGGTCCTGGCCGGACACGGCCCGACGTTGCTCGCCGGTCTGCGTGAGCGCATCGAGCTCGAGCTCGTCGATCGCCAGGAGTTCCGGTCCGGCGCGGTCGCCGTCCGGTACCGGCCCACGCGCGCTGCGCCGTGA
- a CDS encoding SRPBCC family protein yields MSTEPPDLSISRVFDAPRAVVYRAFIEPEQVAAWWGPTGSVRPLDEMEFDVRPGGHQRFVALFPDDPSIRAEVHIDLADVAEARVLDGVMRVRGRIPEGFETFETRFRFEFHDEPDGRTRLEVRQWLPPHVTGATEAGWGQSFAQLDTHLATVSPSPT; encoded by the coding sequence ATGAGCACCGAACCGCCCGATCTGTCCATCTCGCGCGTGTTCGATGCGCCCCGGGCCGTCGTCTACCGGGCCTTCATCGAGCCGGAGCAGGTGGCGGCATGGTGGGGGCCGACCGGCAGCGTGCGGCCGCTCGACGAGATGGAGTTCGACGTCCGACCTGGCGGCCACCAGCGCTTCGTGGCCCTGTTCCCCGACGACCCGTCCATCCGGGCGGAGGTGCACATCGACCTCGCCGACGTGGCGGAGGCCAGGGTGCTCGACGGCGTCATGCGCGTGCGTGGCCGCATTCCAGAGGGCTTCGAGACGTTCGAGACGCGGTTCCGGTTCGAGTTCCACGACGAGCCCGACGGGCGCACCCGCCTGGAGGTGCGCCAGTGGCTGCCGCCGCACGTGACGGGAGCGACCGAGGCGGGCTGGGGCCAGAGCTTCGCCCAGCTCGACACCCACCTCGCGACGGTGTCGCCCAGTCCCACCTGA
- a CDS encoding ArsR/SmtB family transcription factor, with protein MTATDPLSLVFSALADPTRRAILAELAVGDATVTQLTAPLPISMPAVSRHLKVLEGAALISRSREGKWQRSHLEAVPLREAAVWIERFRGFWDSSFDRLDAHLASMQQEERR; from the coding sequence GTGACCGCCACCGACCCGCTCAGCCTCGTGTTCTCGGCGCTGGCCGACCCGACCCGGCGAGCGATACTCGCCGAGCTCGCCGTCGGCGATGCCACCGTGACGCAGCTCACGGCGCCGCTGCCGATCTCGATGCCCGCCGTCTCGCGGCACCTCAAGGTGCTCGAGGGCGCCGCCCTGATCTCCCGCTCGCGTGAGGGGAAGTGGCAGCGGAGCCACCTCGAGGCCGTGCCGCTCCGGGAGGCGGCCGTCTGGATCGAGCGCTTCCGGGGGTTCTGGGACTCGTCCTTCGACCGCCTCGACGCGCACCTCGCTTCGATGCAACAGGAGGAGCGCCGATGA
- a CDS encoding ArsR/SmtB family transcription factor, with amino-acid sequence MVVDQLSDAEVDRIFHALADSTRRDILALSVDGGYSVSALAERYPMSFAAVQKHVAVLEGAGLVTKERRGRERIVRTDVDTVQRARALLDGIEELWRQRVGRIDDLLATEKRTTGGQR; translated from the coding sequence ATGGTTGTAGATCAGCTCTCCGACGCCGAGGTCGACCGCATCTTCCACGCCCTCGCCGACAGCACCAGGCGCGACATCCTCGCCCTGTCCGTCGACGGCGGCTACAGCGTGTCGGCGCTGGCCGAGCGCTACCCGATGAGCTTCGCCGCCGTGCAGAAGCACGTCGCGGTGCTCGAGGGCGCGGGGCTCGTCACCAAGGAGCGACGGGGGCGCGAGCGGATCGTGCGCACCGACGTCGACACCGTCCAGCGGGCCCGAGCGCTCCTGGATGGCATCGAGGAGCTCTGGCGGCAGCGCGTGGGCCGGATCGACGACCTGTTGGCGACCGAGAAGCGGACCACTGGAGGACAGCGATGA
- a CDS encoding SRPBCC family protein, whose product MSVTSVEKDPEALTMTVTAQLDATAERAWLLWADPRQFEQWWGPPGYPVTVVDHELRTGGRITFSMAGDEGEHHDSTWEVLAAEPPHRLELRDADVDEDGRPNDGNSMTVMVVTIDANDGGAAMAIRTSFDSLEGMEQVLAMGVEEGMCMVLDQIDAVLAGTPA is encoded by the coding sequence ATGAGCGTGACCAGCGTCGAGAAGGATCCGGAGGCCCTGACCATGACGGTCACGGCGCAGCTGGATGCCACGGCCGAACGGGCCTGGCTGCTGTGGGCGGATCCCCGGCAGTTCGAGCAGTGGTGGGGCCCGCCCGGCTACCCGGTGACCGTGGTCGACCACGAGCTGCGGACCGGCGGCCGGATCACCTTCTCCATGGCGGGGGACGAGGGTGAGCATCACGACAGCACCTGGGAGGTCCTGGCCGCCGAACCGCCCCACCGACTCGAGCTGCGCGACGCCGACGTCGACGAGGACGGCCGCCCGAACGACGGCAACTCGATGACCGTGATGGTCGTCACGATCGACGCGAACGACGGCGGCGCGGCGATGGCGATCCGCACGTCCTTCGACTCGCTGGAGGGCATGGAACAGGTCCTCGCCATGGGCGTCGAGGAGGGCATGTGCATGGTCCTCGACCAGATCGACGCCGTGCTGGCCGGCACGCCGGCGTGA
- a CDS encoding DNA polymerase produces MDADAAVDELRALGIEPGDLVALVVGDASLSVAVPTWATNWPVAPADVVGRIDRELGPRWVLWSQATAGALAGHGVRLTRSWDAAAVHRLLFGGWRADPGRIWARLHDLPTADLPAPDPIDLFHQTDDGDPAGPLREDGYLDPEWIDGGWASSPDRMAAWAGVLADVARLQLAAVGDVSARDERPMALRTAYAESTAELLCAELTVGGLPMDRAAMEGRISAYVGPRPRSPQEAVELRDARDEEVLRHVPEGVRFDLRSPSQVRSMLRMVGVEVPDTRAWRLERLRDAHPLVDALLAWRKAERVQTTFGYGWLDENLGPDGRFRGEWSGSDGAAGRMTASAGLHNMPADLRGGVVAEPGHVFVRADLGQIEPRVLAAVSGDRALAAASQADDLYAPVAAELGVDRAIAKVAVLGAMYGQTTGEGGRALAGLRRSYPVAMAYLDAADRAAQVGHDLRTYGGRLVRTGSAALGEPGGPDSIGDREARSQAAARGRYGRNAMVQGAAAELFKVWAVTVRARGRDLDAQVVLCLHDELLVHVPDEHAGAAAAMVDDALQEAAARWAPDRSVRFLSDTAVIPTWADAKG; encoded by the coding sequence GTGGATGCCGACGCCGCCGTGGACGAGTTGCGCGCCCTCGGCATCGAGCCGGGCGACCTCGTCGCGCTGGTGGTCGGTGACGCATCGCTGTCGGTCGCCGTCCCCACGTGGGCGACGAACTGGCCGGTCGCACCCGCCGACGTCGTGGGCCGGATCGACCGTGAGCTCGGGCCGCGCTGGGTGCTGTGGTCACAGGCCACGGCCGGCGCGCTCGCCGGCCACGGCGTCCGCCTCACCAGGTCGTGGGACGCCGCCGCGGTCCACCGGCTCCTGTTCGGTGGGTGGCGCGCCGACCCCGGCCGGATCTGGGCGCGCCTCCACGATCTGCCCACGGCCGATCTCCCCGCACCTGACCCGATCGACCTGTTCCACCAGACCGACGACGGCGATCCGGCCGGGCCCCTCAGGGAGGACGGCTACCTCGACCCGGAGTGGATCGATGGCGGGTGGGCGTCCTCGCCCGACCGGATGGCCGCGTGGGCGGGCGTGCTGGCCGACGTCGCCCGCCTCCAGCTGGCGGCCGTCGGGGACGTGTCGGCACGGGACGAGCGGCCGATGGCGCTCCGCACCGCCTACGCCGAATCGACCGCCGAGCTCCTGTGCGCGGAGCTCACGGTCGGCGGCCTCCCGATGGACCGAGCGGCGATGGAGGGCCGGATCAGCGCCTACGTCGGGCCTCGCCCGCGTTCGCCGCAGGAGGCGGTGGAACTGCGGGACGCCCGTGACGAGGAGGTGCTCCGTCACGTCCCGGAGGGCGTCCGGTTCGACCTGCGCAGCCCGTCCCAGGTGCGGTCGATGCTGCGCATGGTCGGCGTCGAAGTCCCCGACACCCGGGCGTGGCGGCTCGAGCGCCTCCGCGACGCGCACCCGTTGGTCGACGCGCTGCTGGCCTGGCGGAAGGCCGAGCGCGTCCAGACCACGTTCGGCTACGGGTGGCTCGACGAAAACCTCGGGCCCGACGGGCGGTTCCGTGGTGAGTGGTCGGGCTCCGACGGGGCGGCCGGCCGGATGACCGCGTCCGCGGGGCTGCACAACATGCCGGCCGACCTGCGAGGCGGCGTCGTGGCGGAACCCGGTCATGTCTTCGTCCGCGCCGACCTCGGCCAGATCGAGCCGCGGGTGCTCGCCGCCGTGTCGGGTGATCGGGCGCTCGCCGCCGCCAGCCAGGCCGACGACCTGTACGCGCCAGTGGCGGCGGAGCTCGGCGTCGACCGGGCGATCGCGAAGGTCGCGGTGCTCGGCGCGATGTACGGCCAGACCACCGGCGAGGGCGGTCGGGCTCTCGCCGGACTGCGCCGGTCCTACCCCGTCGCCATGGCGTACCTCGATGCCGCCGACCGTGCCGCGCAGGTCGGCCACGACCTGAGGACCTACGGCGGGCGGCTGGTCCGGACCGGCTCGGCGGCGCTCGGCGAGCCGGGCGGACCGGACTCGATCGGCGACCGCGAGGCACGCTCGCAGGCGGCGGCGAGGGGACGCTACGGCCGCAACGCGATGGTCCAGGGCGCAGCGGCGGAGCTGTTCAAGGTGTGGGCGGTGACGGTGCGCGCCCGGGGCCGTGACCTCGACGCGCAGGTCGTCCTCTGCCTGCACGACGAGCTCCTCGTGCACGTCCCGGACGAGCACGCAGGTGCCGCCGCGGCGATGGTCGACGACGCCCTGCAGGAGGCGGCCGCCCGTTGGGCTCCCGATCGGAGCGTGCGCTTCCTCTCCGACACCGCGGTCATCCCGACCTGGGCCGACGCGAAGGGGTGA
- a CDS encoding Gfo/Idh/MocA family protein, whose amino-acid sequence MPTPLPIRDRPVRLGVVGLGQIAELAVPPYLGRPDVDVVALCDRDPGRRDHWARRVSGARPCASLDEVVEQRPDVVDVLVPTPVHHEVVCRLLDAGVHVQVQKPLARDLAGADAMLAAAARSGATLRVLEDYLYFPPLVRMKQLIDQGEIGTPVNLSMKIVGNGRGGWDLTQESLEWQFDQIRDGRGMLVFDHGWHQLAVATWLFGPIERVFGWLGTTEVAPGYEMDAPSTLVWEHRTGVRGVLDIGFAVDMYLRSSHYTGDERVEVTGSCGYVRTNRISAQGIAEPALVLYRDGETRSFHDLDDRPPDAFRASADAGIGFLTGRLDRVDLTGEDARHVLVALLTALESNEAGRPLPVPSS is encoded by the coding sequence ATGCCGACACCGCTCCCCATCCGGGACCGTCCGGTGCGGCTCGGCGTCGTCGGGCTCGGCCAGATCGCCGAGCTCGCCGTCCCCCCGTACCTCGGCCGACCCGACGTGGACGTGGTCGCGCTGTGCGACCGGGACCCGGGCCGTCGCGACCACTGGGCACGCAGGGTCTCCGGCGCCCGTCCGTGCGCATCGCTCGACGAGGTCGTGGAGCAGCGGCCCGACGTGGTCGACGTGCTCGTCCCGACCCCCGTGCACCACGAGGTGGTCTGCCGGCTGCTCGACGCCGGGGTCCACGTGCAGGTGCAGAAGCCGCTGGCCCGGGACCTCGCCGGGGCCGACGCGATGCTGGCCGCGGCAGCGAGGTCCGGAGCGACGCTGCGCGTCCTCGAGGACTACCTGTACTTCCCGCCCCTCGTGCGGATGAAGCAGCTGATCGACCAGGGCGAGATCGGCACGCCGGTCAACCTGAGCATGAAGATCGTCGGCAACGGGCGCGGCGGGTGGGACCTCACGCAGGAGAGCCTGGAGTGGCAGTTCGACCAGATCCGGGACGGTCGGGGGATGCTCGTGTTCGACCACGGATGGCACCAGCTCGCGGTGGCGACCTGGCTGTTCGGCCCGATCGAGCGGGTCTTCGGGTGGCTCGGGACCACCGAGGTCGCGCCCGGCTACGAGATGGACGCGCCGTCCACGCTGGTGTGGGAGCACCGCACCGGCGTCCGCGGCGTCCTCGACATCGGCTTCGCCGTCGACATGTACCTGCGGTCCTCGCACTACACCGGTGACGAGCGCGTCGAGGTGACCGGGTCCTGCGGCTACGTGCGCACCAACCGCATCAGCGCCCAGGGCATCGCCGAGCCGGCGCTCGTGCTCTACCGCGACGGCGAGACCCGGTCGTTCCACGACCTCGACGATCGGCCGCCCGACGCGTTCCGGGCGTCGGCCGACGCCGGCATCGGCTTCCTCACCGGTCGGCTCGACCGCGTCGACCTCACCGGCGAGGACGCCCGTCACGTCCTCGTCGCCCTCCTCACCGCGCTGGAGTCGAACGAGGCAGGCCGTCCACTGCCGGTCCCATCGTCCTGA